One window of Chloroflexus aggregans DSM 9485 genomic DNA carries:
- a CDS encoding proton-conducting transporter transmembrane domain-containing protein encodes MLYLLLIFFPISMAFTTFLLRRRSRTAIGLAIGTLITELLLAMQVRVDDPIRVLGVTFLLSPLHQIFLFLFLGVGIVTLIAALILPHGENLSAIGLLTIGQTIAILVMQDSFVTALVLVSIGLTTVLAIVDLPVGAGVLVSRQVLAAALKYLVLMVISGILLYIAYVLTDIFRPGELPGRISPARFILALLAAGFALRMALTPFHSWLVDLVSYSGSLAGILLIALPAPASLLIFLLTLQSFPTLIFEGGQALNVLRTGAAISAVLASALALTAGSLRGRIAYLIAGHCGIIFYSFASLSLPGLSGAILGSINLALGVTAVLLSLALIEYPDEQLAATTRSDLFWQRPMAGAGLLGGGLALIGWFPFPGGTSYLLALQAAAAINWIEVLVLATAMALAALTLVQLTIQYLLGPRESSPAAETPLLEESDLNLLAPPRHVGEPIGVGGLIGVLLVVIIVIGLFPNLLLPTIEAAVRSLAVLSAS; translated from the coding sequence ATGCTGTACCTATTACTCATCTTCTTCCCGATCAGTATGGCGTTCACCACCTTCCTCTTGCGCCGTCGATCGCGGACCGCCATCGGATTGGCTATCGGCACCCTGATAACCGAACTCTTGCTTGCGATGCAAGTGCGAGTTGACGATCCGATCCGGGTGCTGGGCGTGACATTCCTCCTCAGCCCATTACATCAGATTTTTCTCTTTCTCTTTCTTGGAGTAGGCATCGTCACCCTTATCGCTGCACTGATCCTGCCTCACGGGGAAAATCTCAGCGCGATTGGCTTGCTTACGATCGGGCAGACCATCGCCATTCTGGTCATGCAAGACTCGTTTGTCACCGCACTCGTGCTCGTGTCGATTGGTCTCACCACCGTGCTGGCGATTGTCGATCTGCCGGTCGGTGCGGGGGTTTTGGTGAGTCGGCAAGTCTTAGCGGCGGCACTTAAATATCTGGTTCTGATGGTTATCAGTGGGATTTTGCTCTACATCGCATATGTGCTCACCGACATCTTCCGACCGGGCGAACTGCCGGGACGAATCTCGCCGGCCCGTTTCATTTTGGCGCTGCTGGCTGCCGGTTTTGCGTTGCGGATGGCGTTGACTCCGTTCCATTCATGGCTGGTTGATCTCGTCTCATATAGCGGTTCTCTAGCCGGTATCTTGTTGATCGCACTACCGGCGCCGGCCAGTCTGCTCATCTTCCTGCTTACCCTCCAGAGTTTTCCCACGCTGATCTTTGAAGGTGGGCAGGCGCTCAACGTCTTGCGCACCGGAGCTGCAATCAGTGCCGTACTTGCGAGTGCTTTGGCGTTAACTGCGGGGTCACTACGTGGGCGAATCGCTTACCTTATCGCAGGACACTGCGGAATCATCTTCTACAGTTTTGCCTCATTATCACTGCCCGGTCTGAGTGGGGCTATCTTGGGCAGTATCAACCTGGCCTTAGGCGTAACCGCAGTGCTCCTCAGTTTAGCGCTGATCGAATATCCCGACGAACAATTAGCGGCAACAACACGCAGTGATCTGTTTTGGCAGCGCCCGATGGCCGGCGCGGGTCTACTCGGTGGTGGGCTGGCACTCATCGGATGGTTCCCGTTTCCGGGCGGCACGAGCTATCTCCTTGCATTACAGGCGGCGGCGGCCATCAACTGGATCGAAGTACTGGTTTTGGCAACAGCGATGGCACTTGCCGCTCTCACCCTGGTACAATTGACGATCCAGTATTTGCTAGGGCCACGTGAATCATCACCCGCTGCGGAAACTCCACTGCTTGAGGAATCTGACCTGAACCTGTTAGCACCACCGCGTCATGTTGGCGAACCGATAGGGGTCGGTGGGCTAATCGGGGTATTGCTGGTGGTCATCATTGTGATAGGTCTCTTTCCCAACCTTCTCTTACCAACTATCGAGGCCGCAGTGCGTAGCTTGGCGGTGCTGTCGGCCTCATAG
- a CDS encoding ABC transporter ATP-binding protein, with product MTEVIVVEGLTKRYGHVSVLRGVNLRVVAGEVYGLIGPNGAGKSTLIHLLLGFLYPDSGRIRILGSADLDAQRRLIGYVPERQRYHTHYTALEYLTFLGQFDGIPLERLRQRIDELLELTGLTAMANRYLRTFSKGMLQRLGIAQALLTDPDLLLIDEPTSGLDLDGQRELLTLLKDVRQRGHTVLLCTHRLAEVEYLCDRVGILTEGKIMREVNVPEVRQLPGSMVIQTGPLDLALRQRLEMIGPEVQTDEQTVLISPHTPELQAKVLHILLEANISINVLEPQMSHLMQIYLRTVSGQPTDNLGASPVTRISLRDTPQPPPTDEIDPILKRLLQSGGINSTGSKDGKQ from the coding sequence ATGACCGAAGTCATCGTAGTTGAAGGTCTCACAAAGCGTTACGGTCATGTCTCGGTATTACGCGGAGTCAATCTGCGTGTGGTCGCCGGTGAAGTCTACGGACTAATAGGTCCGAATGGTGCCGGCAAATCGACTCTTATCCATCTTTTATTAGGGTTTTTGTATCCCGATAGTGGGCGCATTCGCATACTCGGCAGCGCCGATCTCGACGCGCAGCGCCGCTTAATCGGATATGTTCCCGAACGTCAGCGTTATCATACGCACTACACAGCCCTTGAATACCTCACCTTTCTCGGCCAATTCGACGGTATTCCGCTTGAACGCTTACGTCAGCGTATCGACGAGCTGCTCGAATTAACCGGCCTCACCGCGATGGCCAATCGTTATCTGCGCACGTTCTCGAAGGGGATGTTGCAACGGCTCGGCATCGCCCAAGCCCTGTTAACCGACCCTGACTTGTTACTGATCGACGAACCGACCAGCGGGCTTGATCTCGACGGTCAGCGAGAATTGCTCACCCTTCTCAAGGATGTGCGACAGCGCGGTCACACGGTCTTGCTCTGCACCCACCGACTGGCCGAAGTGGAATACCTTTGCGACCGCGTCGGTATCCTCACCGAAGGCAAAATAATGCGCGAAGTGAACGTACCTGAGGTACGCCAACTCCCCGGCAGTATGGTTATTCAGACGGGACCGCTCGACCTCGCGCTGCGCCAACGGCTTGAAATGATCGGGCCAGAGGTGCAAACCGATGAACAAACCGTACTGATTAGCCCTCATACACCGGAGCTACAAGCAAAGGTACTGCACATACTGCTGGAAGCGAATATTTCCATCAACGTACTGGAACCGCAGATGAGTCATTTAATGCAGATCTATTTGCGCACCGTTAGCGGTCAACCAACAGACAACCTGGGCGCATCTCCTGTAACGCGAATCTCGCTCCGTGACACGCCACAACCACCACCAACCGATGAGATAGACCCGATACTGAAACGTCTTTTACAAAGTGGCGGTATCAATTCCACCGGTTCTAAGGATGGTAAACAATGA